In a genomic window of Deinococcus metalli:
- a CDS encoding Ig-like domain-containing protein, translating into MKRTFLSHLYRHPALLLAALLSPSAAALTCPAPGKDGVGTGITGVVNTYYPGAASAAAGATTLSLGTSAGASTSITPGDLLLVIQMQDATLNTTNNNTYGTVSAVGAGKYEYVVATSSSSGGGSVSIKGDGTGGGLINTYTDSAYTTTSGAKRFQVIRVPQYSSATLGSALSAPAWNGTTGGVVAIDVAGSLGLNSGSITVSGLGFRGGGGRALGGATGGSNADYRSPATNAYHAQKGGGIAGTPRYVNQPTMDATGTETGGTLLDTGVEGYPNGSSAQGAPGNAGGGGNDGNPAANDQNSGGGGGAGAGAGGKGGRTWSGQLDIGGRGGAGVTPTATALVMGGGGGAGTTNNSTGTPGAGLASSGAAGGGLVLVRAGSVSGTGSISANGNNANNSVLNDGSGGGGGGGSVLVTSSSALPSTLSIYANGGSGGTNTGGGSPHGPGGGGGGGAIVLSGTGPATLQRNGGAAGTTAAGGTDGATFGAVAGSVGALITTATPAAIPGATGTSTCFPALTVTKTTSTPTRVQSVDTTATYTVTVSNSGGGAAGVAVTDVLPSPLAYAGAAVTPTYSGGASGPASVTGSGTTTAVFGTAGGSSTTSFFIPNGGSVALTFPVNLNSATPGTYQNPATVAFSDPTRTGTQTVSPGGTYTAGGTAGGSNYASGSSTAEDVTVTPAADLAVTKTDGVTSVNAGGSTTYTVRVTNTGPSSVSGAVLTDPAATGLSKTAVACSGTPGQCTTGTTPSIAQLQAGYALPTLASGQFYELTVTASVTATSGSVANTATVAAPSGTTDPSTGNNSATDTDTVTPATISVQKALASAGGGRVSGTDQFTVTAGSASVTTTGTGSSVTSAAATLNPATVGTAYTVSETAAGSTSLANYTTTYACTNTLSGGQTPSGSGTSFTVTPAPGDALSCTFTNTRKSATLALRKTWAANSLSGNAMTVTTTGAINNASVTSTATAAGNTTTGTAVTVYVGEAITLPAETFTTGNAANYTAAVACTGTSGLSGSTLTVGAADTTVVCTYTNTRKSATLTLRKTWAANSLSGNSVTLSSSGLTNNASTPVSTVAGSATQTDTGTAVTVYAGDSGTLSETFTTGTAGNYTTGIACTGTSGLSGSTLTVGGADTAIVCTFTNTLKPDLTITKTHTGTWSQGDTGKTYTLSVSNVGGAASSGTVTVTDTLPSGLSATAISGTGWTCTLGTLTCTRSDALAVGSSYPAITVTVTVSSTAASTVTNTATVSGGGQNNTANDTASDPTAITPVADLAVTKTDGVSSVNAGGSTTYTIRVTNNGANSVTGAVLTDPAATGLSKTAVACSGTPGQCTTGTTPSIAQLQAGYALPALASGEFYELTVTATVTAASGSVANTATVATPSGTTDPTSGNNSATDTDTVSPVADLSLTKTDGVTSVTPGSTTTYTITLTNNGPSSANNTVLTDPAATGLTKTSVSCAAAGGAACPLVTVLTLETTGVTIATLPAGGSITLTVVANVTANSGSVTNSVTATLPNGTTDPTPTGTVSDTDTVNLVADLAVTKTDGVSSVNAGGSTTYTIRVTNTGPSSVTGAVLTDPAATGLSKTAVACSGTPGQCTTGTTPSIAQLQAGYALPTLASGQFYELTVTASVTATSGSVANTATVAAPSGTTDPSTGNNSATDTDTVTPVADLSITKTDGVSTFRVGSVLTYTVVVSNAGPSTATGATVSDPLPSGIAAANMTYSASASSGATTTVTGTKTGALSDTVTLAPGATVTYTVTIMVPSGYASGSLTNTATVTAPSGITDPNSANNTASDTDTREPPVANNDAAGTNPLVPVTFSVTNNDTGPVDPSTVDLDPSTAGTQTTFTDTGKGTYTVDSSGNVTFTPAAGFTSGTSSIPYTVKDYLGVSSNVATISVTVPAGADLSVSKSGPAYAAPGDTLAYTITVTNTTAIPATASTVTDTLASTLTFVSASNGGTYDSSTRTVTWNLTALAANAQQVLTLNATAPSAAQVRSGATSVQNTATITLPGDPNSANNTSAPVTTRMILNEITKSVRNVTADNRENGGTARFGTTGGGKPGEVLEYCLAARNLGGVDLGTALSGYTVRDALPANVQALTTAYDTASGSSGSGIRVVRGSTTAYFTSASDGDAGTLSSSGGTSGSGSLTVNLGIVTAGETVTTCFQATIR; encoded by the coding sequence GTGAAGCGCACTTTCCTGAGCCACCTGTACCGCCACCCGGCGCTGCTCCTGGCGGCGCTGCTCAGCCCGTCCGCCGCGGCCCTCACGTGTCCTGCTCCCGGCAAGGACGGCGTGGGCACCGGCATCACGGGCGTGGTGAACACCTACTATCCCGGCGCGGCCAGCGCGGCGGCGGGCGCCACCACCCTGAGCCTGGGCACGTCGGCCGGCGCCAGCACCTCCATCACCCCGGGCGACCTGCTGCTCGTGATCCAGATGCAGGACGCCACGCTGAACACCACCAACAACAACACCTACGGCACGGTCAGCGCCGTGGGCGCCGGCAAGTACGAGTACGTCGTGGCGACCTCCTCGAGCAGCGGTGGCGGCAGCGTCAGCATCAAGGGCGACGGCACCGGCGGCGGCCTGATCAACACTTACACCGACAGCGCGTACACGACCACCAGCGGAGCCAAGCGCTTCCAGGTGATCCGCGTGCCGCAGTACAGCAGCGCCACCCTGGGCTCCGCGCTGAGCGCGCCCGCGTGGAACGGCACGACTGGCGGCGTGGTTGCCATCGACGTGGCCGGCTCGCTGGGCCTGAACTCGGGCTCCATCACCGTGAGCGGCCTGGGCTTCCGGGGCGGCGGCGGCCGGGCACTGGGCGGGGCCACCGGCGGCAGCAATGCGGATTACCGCAGTCCGGCGACCAACGCCTACCACGCCCAGAAGGGTGGAGGCATTGCCGGGACGCCGCGGTACGTGAATCAGCCCACGATGGACGCGACCGGCACGGAAACGGGCGGAACGCTGCTGGACACCGGCGTGGAGGGCTACCCGAACGGCAGCTCGGCCCAGGGCGCGCCGGGCAACGCGGGCGGGGGCGGCAACGACGGCAACCCCGCCGCGAACGACCAGAACAGCGGCGGCGGCGGCGGGGCGGGCGCCGGGGCCGGCGGCAAGGGCGGGCGCACGTGGAGCGGCCAGCTGGACATCGGCGGGCGCGGCGGGGCGGGGGTCACACCGACCGCCACGGCGCTGGTCATGGGCGGTGGCGGCGGGGCCGGCACCACCAACAACTCCACCGGCACGCCCGGCGCCGGTCTCGCCAGCAGCGGCGCGGCCGGCGGCGGTCTGGTGCTGGTGCGCGCGGGAAGCGTCAGCGGCACGGGCAGCATCTCCGCCAACGGCAACAACGCCAACAACTCCGTCCTGAACGACGGTTCCGGGGGCGGTGGCGGCGGCGGCAGCGTGCTGGTCACGTCCAGCTCCGCCCTGCCCTCGACGCTGTCCATCTACGCCAACGGCGGAAGCGGCGGCACGAACACCGGGGGCGGCTCGCCCCACGGTCCGGGCGGCGGCGGCGGCGGCGGCGCGATCGTGCTGTCCGGCACCGGCCCGGCCACCCTGCAGCGCAACGGTGGGGCCGCCGGCACCACGGCGGCGGGCGGCACGGACGGCGCGACCTTCGGCGCCGTCGCCGGGTCGGTCGGCGCGCTGATCACCACTGCCACACCTGCAGCCATTCCCGGCGCGACCGGCACCAGCACGTGCTTCCCGGCGCTGACGGTCACGAAGACCACCAGCACGCCCACCCGCGTGCAGAGCGTCGACACCACCGCCACGTACACCGTGACGGTCAGCAACAGCGGCGGCGGCGCGGCCGGCGTGGCCGTCACTGACGTCCTGCCCAGCCCGCTGGCATACGCGGGCGCGGCCGTCACCCCGACCTACAGCGGCGGCGCGAGTGGGCCGGCCAGCGTGACGGGCAGCGGCACGACCACGGCGGTCTTCGGCACAGCGGGCGGCAGCAGCACCACCAGCTTCTTCATTCCGAACGGGGGCAGCGTGGCGCTGACCTTCCCCGTGAACCTGAACTCGGCCACGCCCGGCACGTACCAGAACCCCGCGACGGTCGCCTTCAGCGATCCCACGCGCACCGGCACCCAGACGGTCTCGCCGGGCGGCACCTACACCGCCGGCGGCACGGCCGGGGGCAGCAACTACGCGTCCGGCAGCAGCACGGCCGAGGACGTGACGGTCACGCCCGCCGCCGACCTGGCCGTGACGAAGACCGACGGGGTAACGAGCGTGAACGCCGGCGGCAGCACCACCTACACCGTCCGTGTGACGAACACCGGCCCCAGCAGCGTCAGCGGTGCCGTCCTGACCGATCCGGCCGCGACTGGTCTCTCCAAGACCGCTGTTGCGTGCTCCGGGACGCCCGGCCAGTGCACCACCGGGACCACGCCCAGCATCGCCCAGCTCCAGGCCGGTTATGCCCTGCCCACGCTCGCCAGCGGCCAGTTCTACGAATTGACCGTGACAGCCTCCGTCACCGCGACCAGCGGATCGGTCGCCAACACCGCGACGGTCGCTGCGCCCAGCGGCACCACCGACCCGAGCACCGGCAACAACTCCGCCACCGACACCGATACCGTCACGCCGGCGACCATCAGCGTCCAGAAGGCGCTCGCCAGCGCAGGCGGTGGGCGCGTGAGCGGCACGGATCAGTTCACCGTGACCGCCGGTTCCGCCAGCGTGACCACGACCGGCACCGGCAGCAGCGTGACCAGCGCGGCCGCCACCCTGAACCCGGCGACCGTCGGCACGGCGTACACCGTGTCCGAGACGGCGGCGGGCAGCACGTCGCTCGCCAACTACACCACCACCTACGCGTGCACGAACACCCTCTCGGGCGGCCAGACGCCCAGCGGCAGCGGCACCAGCTTCACGGTGACGCCCGCTCCCGGCGACGCGCTGAGCTGCACCTTCACCAACACCCGCAAGAGCGCGACGCTGGCCCTGCGCAAGACCTGGGCGGCGAACAGCCTGTCGGGCAACGCCATGACGGTCACGACCACCGGGGCGATCAACAACGCCAGCGTGACCTCCACCGCCACGGCCGCGGGCAACACCACCACCGGCACGGCCGTGACCGTGTACGTGGGCGAGGCCATCACGCTGCCCGCCGAGACATTCACGACCGGCAACGCGGCGAACTACACCGCAGCCGTGGCGTGCACCGGCACCTCCGGTCTGAGCGGCAGCACCCTGACGGTCGGCGCCGCCGACACCACCGTCGTCTGCACGTACACCAACACCCGCAAGAGCGCGACGCTGACGCTGCGCAAGACCTGGGCGGCGAACAGCCTGTCGGGCAACAGCGTGACGCTCTCCAGCAGCGGCCTGACGAACAACGCCAGCACCCCGGTCTCGACCGTGGCGGGCTCCGCCACCCAGACCGACACCGGCACGGCCGTGACCGTGTACGCCGGCGACTCCGGCACCCTGAGCGAGACCTTCACGACCGGCACGGCGGGCAACTACACCACCGGCATCGCGTGCACCGGCACGTCCGGGCTGAGCGGCAGCACCCTGACGGTCGGCGGGGCGGACACCGCCATCGTCTGCACGTTCACGAACACCCTCAAGCCGGACCTGACGATCACCAAGACGCACACCGGCACGTGGTCGCAGGGCGACACCGGCAAGACCTACACCCTGAGCGTCTCGAACGTCGGCGGCGCCGCCAGCAGCGGCACGGTCACGGTCACGGACACGCTGCCGAGCGGCCTGAGCGCCACCGCGATCAGCGGCACCGGCTGGACCTGCACCCTGGGCACCCTGACCTGCACCCGCAGCGACGCGCTCGCCGTGGGCAGCAGCTACCCGGCCATCACGGTGACCGTGACCGTCAGCAGCACGGCGGCCAGCACCGTCACGAACACGGCCACGGTGAGCGGCGGCGGCCAGAACAACACGGCCAACGATACGGCCAGCGACCCCACCGCCATCACGCCTGTCGCGGACCTCGCGGTGACCAAGACCGACGGCGTTTCCAGCGTGAACGCCGGCGGCAGCACCACGTACACCATCCGCGTCACGAACAACGGGGCCAACAGCGTCACCGGCGCCGTCCTGACCGATCCCGCCGCCACCGGCCTGTCCAAGACCGCCGTCGCGTGCTCCGGGACGCCCGGTCAGTGCACCACCGGCACCACGCCCAGCATTGCCCAACTCCAGGCCGGCTACGCCCTGCCGGCGCTCGCCAGCGGCGAGTTCTACGAGCTGACCGTCACGGCGACCGTCACCGCCGCCAGCGGCAGCGTGGCGAACACCGCCACCGTCGCCACCCCCAGCGGCACCACCGACCCCACCTCCGGCAACAACAGCGCGACCGACACCGATACCGTCAGCCCGGTCGCCGACCTGAGCCTCACGAAGACGGACGGCGTGACCAGCGTGACGCCGGGCAGCACGACCACCTACACCATCACCCTGACAAACAACGGCCCCAGCAGCGCGAACAACACGGTGCTCACCGATCCTGCGGCAACTGGCCTGACCAAGACCAGCGTGAGCTGCGCCGCGGCCGGCGGCGCCGCGTGCCCGCTCGTCACGGTCCTCACGCTCGAGACGACCGGCGTGACCATCGCCACGCTGCCGGCAGGCGGGTCGATCACGCTGACCGTGGTCGCCAACGTCACCGCCAACAGCGGCAGCGTCACGAACAGCGTGACCGCCACCCTGCCCAACGGCACCACCGACCCCACGCCCACCGGCACGGTGTCCGACACCGACACCGTCAACCTCGTCGCCGACCTGGCCGTCACCAAGACCGACGGCGTTTCCAGCGTGAACGCGGGCGGCAGCACCACGTACACCATCCGCGTGACGAACACCGGCCCCAGCAGCGTCACCGGCGCCGTCCTGACCGATCCCGCCGCCACCGGCCTGTCCAAGACGGCCGTCGCGTGCTCCGGTACCCCCGGCCAGTGCACCACCGGGACCACGCCCAGCATCGCCCAGCTCCAGGCCGGTTATGCCCTGCCCACGCTCGCCAGCGGCCAGTTCTACGAATTGACCGTGACAGCCTCCGTCACCGCGACCAGCGGATCGGTCGCCAACACCGCGACGGTCGCTGCGCCCAGCGGCACCACCGACCCGAGCACCGGCAACAACTCGGCCACCGACACCGATACCGTCACGCCGGTCGCCGATCTGAGCATCACCAAGACGGACGGCGTCAGCACCTTCCGCGTGGGCAGCGTCCTGACATACACGGTCGTGGTCAGCAACGCCGGGCCGTCCACCGCGACCGGCGCCACCGTGAGCGATCCCCTGCCCAGCGGGATTGCCGCGGCGAACATGACCTACTCCGCCAGCGCCAGCAGCGGCGCGACCACCACCGTGACCGGCACCAAGACCGGGGCCCTGAGCGACACCGTGACCCTCGCCCCCGGCGCCACCGTGACGTACACGGTCACGATCATGGTGCCCAGCGGGTACGCCTCCGGCAGCCTGACCAACACGGCCACGGTCACGGCGCCCTCCGGCATCACCGACCCGAACTCGGCCAACAACACCGCAAGCGACACCGACACCCGCGAGCCCCCGGTCGCCAACAACGACGCGGCCGGCACCAACCCGCTCGTGCCCGTGACCTTCAGCGTCACGAACAACGACACCGGCCCGGTCGATCCCTCCACCGTCGACCTCGACCCCTCCACGGCGGGCACGCAGACCACCTTCACGGACACTGGCAAGGGCACGTACACCGTGGACTCCAGCGGCAACGTGACGTTCACGCCCGCGGCCGGGTTCACCAGCGGCACGAGCAGCATTCCGTACACCGTGAAGGACTACCTGGGGGTCAGCAGCAACGTCGCCACCATCAGTGTCACCGTGCCGGCGGGCGCCGACCTGAGCGTGAGCAAGAGTGGCCCCGCGTACGCCGCCCCCGGCGACACCCTGGCCTACACCATCACGGTCACGAACACCACAGCCATCCCGGCCACCGCCTCCACCGTGACCGACACGCTCGCCAGCACCCTGACCTTCGTGAGCGCCAGCAACGGCGGCACCTACGACAGCAGCACCCGCACCGTGACGTGGAACCTGACGGCGCTGGCCGCCAACGCGCAGCAGGTGCTGACCCTGAACGCCACCGCCCCCAGCGCCGCGCAGGTGCGCAGCGGCGCCACCAGCGTGCAGAACACCGCGACCATCACGCTGCCGGGCGATCCCAACAGCGCGAACAACACCTCCGCGCCCGTGACCACCCGCATGATCCTGAACGAGATCACCAAGAGCGTGCGCAACGTCACGGCCGACAACCGGGAGAACGGCGGCACGGCCCGCTTCGGCACGACCGGCGGCGGGAAACCCGGCGAGGTGCTGGAGTACTGCCTGGCCGCGCGCAACCTGGGCGGCGTGGACCTGGGTACGGCGCTCAGCGGCTACACCGTGCGCGACGCCCTGCCGGCCAACGTGCAGGCCCTGACCACCGCCTACGACACGGCGTCGGGCAGCAGCGGCTCCGGCATCCGGGTGGTGCGCGGCAGCACCACGGCGTACTTCACGAGCGCCTCGGACGGCGACGCGGGCACCCTGAGCAGCTCGGGCGGCACCTCCGGCAGCGGCAGCCTGACTGTGAACCTGGGCATCGTCACCGCCGGGGAAACCGTCACCACCTGCTTCCAGGCCACCATCCGCTAA
- a CDS encoding DUF11 domain-containing protein — protein sequence MKPNANRLVLALTALLMAGAAAGAAAPDQDTSLPLTSVGDRLMWTVGDQNLTLDVPTTGRVRLELYSPRVDQGDYRSDTYYGDEQYDGNRSAVTTTFTLLRPDGSVLLARTFTPGAHGWETLVDQDLPAGSYRVVAATQGNGKNTFAVRLAGVSAMISTDRLRVNVHSRAWVPAVKVTTDGQPHVLRMYDGDGPTELEAQLRDADGNVSPLTVSADLAFSDITLPAAAGTYTVELRQPAAARQFSNTVGFSLTRAGSATPIVVSRVDHTGTLRVTAELLLPGGAQPTTADVTVGDTPVTVNGTAERTVEAGTYTVVPVPVPGAEVAVDTSRVTVLQGSGAGARVQIRPQVKLSLQADKTEVCVGDTVTLTARASTDFGGELPMRLSVDAPGLEITGTRTLDGTLSALRPGELRVTGTATTPGPLNVTARLAPWEQEQTLALDVQPDVTSLQLSRDAIGDAAPGSELTVGLRVTNTAARPVLYDLTDTADGNLTQLDSPHFTGRLAPGETRVLSYRARVGMSGPVQLRAQLSTPDCAATQTSAATVTVQRPAPTPTPVAAAAPAQRRVSRVLLPYDAPVQATEVVIAHTVPDGATYVPGSSRSGDTALPDPLRGPGGTLYWALPGTGARSGTAMRGTVTYSLAHTGALGALPRPALLARYTGDRSEVLEGRIDAADLAAARPLSTPAPTQNAGRIALPLDGSLIRVRDRISVTVQVPAGQDAALSVNGQAVKDDQIGEITTAADGARRVTYVGVLLAPGRNTLSSGPDTVHVQLVGATARTEVTPVRLVADGSSPLRVKIRTLDAQGNLTDQPSVTVNSSLEPLAADAEPGTSGYQVRLDGGEGELVLQPQATPTTLHLAVQQGTDVRRYTFEVTPDQSRVGVGMVSATLGLDGNLGLDDLRVQARASLETPLAGGKLYLSADTDGLPTDRDTLKRYAAYGDSSVQSVPLQGIDPVALTYDHPDFRVAYRRTALPVDVLHVGEELTALTASSKGDVQVSGFAALVPEDRVSAQKLIPEGTRLLRLGRGDIAGGSDTLEIVTLERGTGKELRRVRLTRNADYLLDLKTGIITLARALDAVDADLNDVVVLASYRLSDPLAQRGAAFGAQVKVRGEHASVGVAVVSLDDTVTTGARATYDDGTVRADGLVAYSGGLQASLDAGAAVGANATVAARVRYQDSTYAGLSPMTPGLSAGVDAAAKLTPALGISAQAEYHDSGSGAARAQGGSVTARADYQLAPFTVGAGLRAGLGDTAGVGAVIGFGYHRAPVDVDVTHVQPLGDAGGTLDPTTTFNVRYALSDTLSVGLHDELNWKTGQRAALTLDSRVGATTYQLAYDLPGSGGQGNRARFGVTTALPLSDRVNVGLRASALYDVVSNRTELGAGADVNYKTDRVSATLGADVTSRAEGFGVVLRSGVSGQLSDQLTLTADGLAEFGAGKSGVRAAVGYAYRGRTVTSLGTARYVTGTLAGGAPEFSTNLAAEYRQPTYAVRAGVDTRTLLSDPDSFTAQLGLGGTYYFGDRFGVGAWGRMITQPGSGSTQYGYGVEGSVRVLPGTWLTAGYNPVGFEGLGTTYTKQGAYLRLDLTIDETLGDQP from the coding sequence GTGAAGCCGAACGCCAACCGACTCGTCCTTGCCCTGACGGCCCTGCTGATGGCGGGCGCCGCAGCCGGCGCCGCCGCGCCGGATCAGGACACCAGTCTGCCCCTGACCTCGGTCGGTGACCGCCTGATGTGGACGGTCGGCGACCAGAACCTCACGCTGGACGTGCCCACGACCGGCCGCGTGCGCCTGGAACTGTACTCGCCGCGTGTGGATCAGGGCGACTACCGCAGCGACACCTACTACGGCGACGAGCAGTACGACGGGAACCGCAGCGCCGTGACCACCACCTTCACCCTGCTGCGCCCCGACGGCAGCGTGCTGCTGGCGCGCACCTTCACGCCCGGCGCGCACGGCTGGGAGACCCTGGTCGACCAGGACCTGCCGGCCGGGTCGTACCGGGTCGTGGCCGCCACGCAGGGCAACGGCAAGAACACCTTCGCGGTGCGGCTGGCCGGCGTGAGCGCCATGATCAGCACGGACCGCCTGCGCGTGAATGTCCATTCGCGCGCGTGGGTGCCGGCCGTGAAGGTCACCACCGACGGCCAGCCGCACGTGCTGCGCATGTACGACGGCGACGGCCCCACCGAACTCGAGGCGCAGCTGCGAGACGCCGATGGCAACGTGAGTCCCCTGACGGTCAGCGCGGACCTCGCGTTCAGCGACATCACGCTGCCCGCCGCCGCGGGGACCTACACCGTGGAGCTGCGCCAGCCGGCCGCGGCGCGGCAGTTCAGCAACACCGTGGGCTTCAGCCTGACGCGCGCCGGCAGCGCGACGCCCATCGTGGTGAGCCGCGTGGACCACACCGGCACGCTGCGCGTGACGGCCGAGCTGCTGCTGCCAGGCGGCGCGCAGCCCACCACCGCCGACGTCACGGTGGGTGACACGCCCGTGACGGTGAACGGCACCGCCGAGCGCACGGTCGAGGCCGGCACGTACACCGTGGTGCCGGTACCGGTGCCCGGCGCCGAGGTCGCGGTGGACACCAGCCGCGTGACGGTGCTCCAGGGCAGCGGCGCCGGCGCGCGCGTGCAGATCCGCCCGCAGGTCAAACTCAGCCTGCAGGCCGACAAGACCGAGGTCTGCGTGGGCGACACCGTCACGCTGACCGCCCGTGCCAGCACGGATTTCGGCGGCGAGCTGCCCATGCGCCTCAGCGTGGACGCGCCGGGCCTGGAGATCACGGGCACGCGGACGCTGGACGGCACCCTGAGCGCCCTGCGCCCGGGCGAGCTGCGCGTGACCGGCACCGCCACCACCCCCGGACCGCTGAACGTGACCGCCCGCCTGGCCCCGTGGGAGCAGGAGCAGACGCTGGCGCTGGACGTGCAGCCGGACGTGACGAGCCTGCAGCTCAGCCGCGACGCGATAGGAGACGCCGCGCCGGGCAGCGAGCTGACGGTGGGCCTGCGCGTCACGAACACCGCCGCCCGCCCGGTGCTGTACGACCTGACCGACACCGCCGACGGGAACCTGACGCAGCTGGACAGCCCCCACTTCACGGGCCGGCTGGCCCCCGGCGAGACCCGCGTCCTGAGCTACCGCGCCCGCGTGGGCATGAGCGGGCCGGTGCAGCTGCGCGCGCAGCTGAGCACGCCGGACTGCGCCGCCACCCAGACCTCGGCCGCGACCGTGACCGTGCAGCGGCCTGCCCCGACCCCCACCCCGGTGGCCGCGGCGGCGCCGGCGCAGCGCCGAGTGAGCCGGGTGCTGCTGCCCTACGACGCGCCGGTGCAGGCGACCGAAGTGGTGATCGCGCACACCGTGCCGGACGGCGCCACCTACGTGCCCGGCAGCTCCCGCTCGGGCGACACGGCGCTGCCGGACCCGCTGCGCGGCCCGGGCGGCACGCTGTACTGGGCGCTGCCCGGTACCGGCGCCCGCAGCGGCACGGCCATGCGCGGCACCGTCACGTACTCGCTGGCGCATACGGGCGCGCTGGGCGCGTTGCCACGGCCCGCGCTGCTCGCCCGCTACACCGGTGACCGCAGCGAGGTGCTGGAGGGCCGGATCGACGCGGCAGACCTGGCGGCCGCCCGGCCGCTGAGCACGCCGGCCCCCACGCAGAACGCGGGCCGGATCGCCCTGCCGCTGGACGGCAGCCTGATCCGCGTGCGCGACCGCATCAGCGTGACGGTGCAGGTGCCGGCCGGGCAGGACGCCGCCCTGAGCGTGAACGGCCAGGCCGTCAAGGACGACCAGATCGGCGAGATCACCACCGCCGCCGACGGCGCGCGGCGCGTCACGTACGTGGGCGTGCTCCTCGCGCCGGGGCGCAACACCCTGAGCTCCGGCCCCGACACCGTCCACGTGCAGCTGGTGGGCGCCACCGCACGCACCGAGGTCACGCCCGTCCGCCTGGTCGCGGACGGCAGCAGCCCGCTGCGCGTGAAGATCCGTACCCTGGACGCCCAGGGCAACCTGACGGACCAGCCCAGCGTGACCGTCAACAGCTCGCTCGAACCGCTCGCGGCCGACGCGGAACCCGGCACGTCCGGCTACCAGGTGCGGCTGGACGGCGGCGAGGGCGAACTCGTGCTGCAGCCGCAGGCGACGCCCACCACCCTGCACCTCGCCGTGCAGCAGGGCACCGACGTGCGCCGCTACACCTTCGAGGTCACGCCGGACCAGAGCCGCGTGGGCGTCGGGATGGTCAGCGCCACGCTGGGCCTGGACGGCAACCTGGGCCTCGACGACCTGCGTGTGCAGGCGCGCGCGTCCCTGGAAACCCCACTCGCCGGCGGCAAGCTGTACCTCTCGGCCGACACCGACGGCCTGCCCACGGACCGCGACACCCTCAAGCGTTACGCCGCGTACGGCGACAGCTCGGTGCAGAGCGTGCCGCTGCAGGGCATCGACCCGGTCGCGCTGACCTACGACCACCCGGACTTCCGCGTCGCGTACCGCCGCACGGCGCTGCCGGTGGACGTGCTGCACGTCGGCGAGGAGCTCACGGCCCTGACCGCGTCCAGCAAGGGCGACGTGCAGGTCTCGGGCTTCGCCGCGCTGGTGCCCGAGGACCGCGTGAGCGCCCAGAAGCTGATTCCGGAAGGCACCCGGCTGCTGCGCCTGGGCCGGGGCGACATCGCGGGCGGCAGCGACACCCTGGAGATCGTGACGCTGGAACGCGGCACCGGCAAGGAGCTGCGCCGCGTCCGGCTGACCCGCAACGCGGACTACCTGCTCGACCTGAAGACCGGCATCATCACGCTGGCACGCGCGCTCGACGCGGTGGACGCAGACCTGAACGACGTGGTGGTGCTCGCCAGCTACCGCCTGAGCGATCCCCTGGCGCAGCGCGGCGCCGCCTTCGGCGCGCAGGTCAAGGTCCGGGGCGAGCACGCCAGCGTGGGCGTGGCGGTCGTGAGCCTGGACGACACCGTCACGACCGGCGCGCGCGCCACCTACGACGACGGCACCGTGCGTGCCGACGGCCTGGTCGCGTACTCCGGCGGCCTCCAGGCCAGCCTGGACGCGGGCGCCGCCGTGGGGGCCAACGCGACCGTCGCGGCCCGCGTGCGGTATCAGGACAGCACCTACGCGGGCCTGTCGCCCATGACGCCGGGCCTGAGCGCGGGCGTGGACGCGGCGGCCAAACTCACGCCGGCGCTGGGAATCAGCGCGCAGGCCGAGTACCACGACAGCGGCAGCGGCGCCGCGCGCGCCCAGGGCGGCAGCGTGACCGCCCGCGCCGACTACCAGCTCGCGCCCTTCACGGTCGGGGCGGGCCTGCGCGCCGGACTGGGCGACACCGCCGGCGTGGGCGCGGTGATCGGCTTCGGGTACCACCGCGCGCCCGTGGACGTGGACGTCACGCACGTGCAGCCGCTGGGCGACGCGGGCGGCACCCTCGATCCCACCACGACCTTCAACGTCCGCTACGCCCTGAGCGACACCCTGAGCGTGGGCCTGCACGACGAGCTGAACTGGAAGACCGGCCAGCGCGCCGCCCTGACGCTGGACAGCCGCGTGGGCGCCACCACCTACCAGCTCGCCTACGACCTGCCGGGCAGCGGTGGGCAGGGCAACCGCGCGCGCTTCGGCGTGACCACCGCCCTGCCCCTGAGTGACCGCGTGAACGTGGGCCTGCGCGCCAGCGCCCTGTACGACGTGGTCAGCAACCGCACCGAACTCGGGGCCGGCGCCGACGTGAACTACAAGACCGACCGCGTGAGCGCCACGCTGGGCGCCGACGTGACGTCCCGCGCCGAGGGCTTCGGCGTGGTGCTGCGCTCGGGCGTGAGCGGGCAGCTCAGCGACCAGCTGACCCTCACCGCCGACGGCCTGGCCGAGTTCGGCGCCGGGAAGAGCGGTGTGCGCGCCGCCGTGGGCTACGCGTACCGCGGCCGCACCGTGACCTCGCTGGGCACCGCGCGCTACGTGACCGGCACCCTCGCGGGCGGCGCCCCGGAATTCAGCACGAACCTCGCCGCCGAATACCGCCAGCCCACCTACGCCGTGCGCGCTGGCGTTGACACCCGCACGCTGCTCAGCGACCCGGACTCCTTCACGGCGCAGCTCGGCCTGGGCGGCACGTACTACTTCGGGGACCGCTTCGGCGTGGGCGCGTGGGGCCGCATGATCACGCAGCCCGGCAGTGGCAGCACCCAGTACGGCTACGGCGTGGAGGGCAGCGTGCGGGTGCTACCCGGCACGTGGCTCACCGCCGGCTACAACCCGGTCGGCTTCGAGGGCCTGGGCACCACCTACACCAAGCAGGGCGCGTATCTGCGCCTCGACCTGACCATCGACGAGACCCTGGGGGACCAGCCGTGA